A portion of the Manihot esculenta cultivar AM560-2 chromosome 2, M.esculenta_v8, whole genome shotgun sequence genome contains these proteins:
- the LOC110609748 gene encoding transcription factor PAR1 codes for MDNTLNQEDVPAFHKKQRKAHKKSEDKNAVHESLVSFRRGRRPETHRRTRRNRREMKIQEKDHGVMSGNSQDDDEEKEEVERKIVALQRIVPGGESLEVDKLFEETAGYILALQCQIKAMRTFASFLEGMEKEKSKFGG; via the coding sequence ATGGATAATACTCTAAACCAAGAAGACGTACCCGCATTTCACAAAAAACAAAGGAAAGCCCACAAAAAATCAGAGGATAAAAACGCAGTGCATGAATCTTTAGTTAGTTTCCGACGAGGCAGGAGACCGGAGACTCACCGTAGAACAAGAAGGAACAGAAGAGAAATGAAGATTCAAGAAAAGGATCATGGAGTGATGAGTGGAAACAGTCAAGATGACgatgaagagaaagaagaagtagAGAGAAAGATTGTGGCATTGCAGAGGATAGTTCCCGGAGGAGAGTCGCTCGAAGTTGACAAGTTATTTGAAGAGACTGCTGGTTATATATTGGCTCTGCAGTGTCAAATTAAAGCCATGAGGACTTTCGCAAGCTTTCTTGAAgggatggagaaggagaagagcaAGTTCGGAGGTTAA
- the LOC110608719 gene encoding peroxisomal and mitochondrial division factor 2, with product MADDESIANGVAAENDDQPDESFYDADERENEAMLKKKIDNLEKEKSSLDNENGEIKDQMRQLTAEIDSLKSGESALKQRLEALGKEMEQSEESKRALESIANRAVQLETEVSRLQHDLITSMSDSEEANAAIYELKRALGEKDVKLDELKNEIVETEQIVRELERKIGVLEVKESEERSKWVRIEEEMKEKLSENEREIFQYRNRFLELESEVAKKEGLENRMKASQEKLRDMEAKTAELLKEAEKAEKVVGGFKERTVEAINGIQVESTDQVSKGLKMQWPLLAVGSTGAIAAAAAVVYVCYANVKRT from the coding sequence ATGGCGGATGACGAGTCGATCGCTAACGGCGTAGCAGCAGAGAATGACGATCAGCCGGATGAGAGCTTCTACGATGCTGATGAACGCGAGAACGAGGCCATGCTAAAGAAGAAGATCGACAATTTAGAGAAGGAGAAGTCGTCCCTAGATAACGAAAACGGAGAAATAAAAGATCAGATGCGGCAATTAACGGCGGAGATCGATTCACTGAAATCCGGAGAGTCAGCGCTGAAACAGAGGCTGGAAGCGCTGGGGAAAGAGATGGAACAGTCGGAGGAGAGCAAGAGAGCGTTGGAATCCATTGCTAACAGAGCTGTGCAGCTCGAGACGGAGGTCTCTAGGCTCCAACATGACTTGATCACATCAATGAGCGATAGTGAGGAAGCGAATGCTGCAATTTATGAGCTGAAGAGGGCATTGGGAGAAAAGGATGTGAAGCTTGATGAGTTGAAGAATGAGATAGTGGAGACAGAACAGATCGTAAGGGAATTGGAGAGAAAGATTGGAGTTTTGGAAGTGAAAGAAAGCGAGGAAAGGAGTAAGTGGGTGAGGATTGAAGAGGAGATGAAAGAGAAATTATCTGAAAATGAGAGAGAGATTTTTCAGTATAGGAATAGATTCCTGGAATTGGAGAGTGAGGTGGCAAAGAAGGAGGGATTGGAGAATAGAATGAAAGCGTCCCAGGAGAAGTTGAGAGACATGGAAGCAAAGACGGCAGAGTTACTGAAGGAGGCTGAGAAAGCAGAAAAGGTGGTTGGTGGATTTAAGGAGAGGACTGTAGAGGCTATTAATGGCATTCAAGTTGAGAGCACTGATCAGGTGTCTAAGGGGCTGAAGATGCAATGGCCGTTGCTGGCTGTAGGATCAACAGGTGCTATCGCTGCCGCAGCTGCTGTGGTTTATGTTTGCTATGCTAATGTTAAGCGGACATAA
- the LOC110608720 gene encoding uncharacterized protein LOC110608720, which translates to MEGFPNGKIEVAQKVGTDEGDNTGVIKDFEELKPEVESVREFDVDGNSESSRGTHALLNSDSSNSPEEEAETEDHNLLAKDLGTLEEEVEKDVTDIIVESAEPIVPLPQELSPTIEVSTETSQEPDVTAEDQTEIEVKIFPSENEANEKTSSEEVKLPSSDDKLDLSAVATVVVSEGIQEKNNGGVPPALRDVESKEVEEAKVAALEDNGEPSGFVDKKTGENIDDLLKPSNDATTVGSSDGFLESIGNPHVISLGQRSVQRTYWRSCCGLFEVLRRSNR; encoded by the exons GTTATCAAAGATTTTGAGGAACTCAAACCTGAAGTTGAGTCTGTGAGagaatttgatgttgatgggaATTCTGAGTCTTCCAGAGGAACTCATGCTTTGTTGAACTCTGATAGTAGCAACAGTCCAGAGGAAGAAGCGGAAACTGAAGATCACAATCTTTTGGCAAAGGATTTGGGAACATTGGAGGAAGAGGTGGAGAAAGATGTTACTGACATCATAGTTGAGTCAGCTGAGCCTATTGTGCCTTTGCCACAGGAACTGTCTCCGACTATAGAAGTATCAACCGAGACATCACAGGAGCCTGATGTGACTGCAGAGGATCAAACAGAGATTGAAGTGAAAATCTTCCCATCTGAGAACGAGGCCAATGAGAAAACATCTTCTGAGGAAGTAAAGCTGCCATCTTCTGATGATAAGCTTGATTTGTCTGCAGTTGCAACAGTCGTGGTGTCAGAAGGAATCcaggagaaaaataatggtGGGGTTCCTCCAGCTTTAAGAGATGTGGAATCTAAGGAAGTTGAGGAAGCAAAAGTGGCAGCTTTGGAGGACAATGGGGAGCCCTCTGGCTTTGTTGATAAAAAAACTGGGGAAAATATTGATGATCTATTGAAGCCATCAAACGATGCTACTACTGTTGGAAGCAGTGATGGTTTCCTAGAGAGCATAGGAAATCCT CATGTTATATCTCTTGGTCAGCGCAGCGTGCAACGTACGTATTGGAGGAGTTGCTGTGGCCTTTTTGAAGTTCTCCGGCGATCAAACAGGTGA